One window of Microcoleus vaginatus PCC 9802 genomic DNA carries:
- a CDS encoding photosystem I reaction center subunit XII, with protein MAITTAASRLGTSALSDAPKVELRPNYSKDDVETVIRAVYRQVLGNDYLMKSERLTSSESLLRDGSLTVREFVRAVAKSELYKTKFFYNSFQTRTIELNYKHLLGRAPYDESEVVEHLDLYQTQGYDADIDSYIDSVEYQENFGESIVPYYRGFNTQRGQKTVGFTRMFRLYRGYANSDTSQLEGNNSRLAVELGTNSATAVVGPSGGNEGWAYRPSAKNVTPSSTFGGAAAYGKEGRLLRVEVSGIRTGGYPSVRRSSKAFIVPVEDLSSQLQKFQRLGAKIASITPI; from the coding sequence GTGGCGATTACAACAGCAGCGTCCAGACTGGGAACATCCGCATTGAGCGATGCGCCGAAGGTAGAATTGCGCCCGAATTACAGCAAAGACGACGTGGAAACTGTGATTCGTGCGGTTTACCGTCAGGTGCTGGGCAACGACTATTTAATGAAATCCGAGCGACTTACAAGTTCCGAGTCTTTGCTGCGGGACGGCAGTTTGACGGTACGAGAATTTGTACGCGCTGTAGCTAAGTCAGAACTGTACAAAACCAAGTTTTTCTACAACAGCTTCCAAACTCGGACGATCGAACTAAACTACAAACACTTGCTCGGTCGCGCTCCCTACGACGAATCTGAAGTAGTTGAGCACTTAGATTTGTATCAAACACAAGGCTACGACGCTGATATTGATTCTTACATCGATTCAGTAGAGTATCAAGAAAACTTCGGCGAGAGTATCGTACCTTACTACCGCGGCTTTAACACCCAGCGTGGTCAAAAAACCGTTGGTTTTACCCGGATGTTTCGCCTGTATCGCGGCTATGCAAACAGCGATACTTCCCAACTAGAAGGCAATAACTCTCGCTTAGCTGTCGAACTCGGCACTAACAGCGCTACGGCTGTAGTTGGGCCTTCTGGCGGTAACGAAGGTTGGGCATATCGGCCTTCTGCTAAAAACGTAACTCCCAGCAGCACTTTCGGCGGCGCTGCAGCTTACGGCAAAGAAGGGCGGCTGTTGCGCGTGGAAGTTTCCGGCATTCGCACGGGCGGCTATCCTAGCGTGCGCCGCAGCAGCAAGGCTTTCATCGTACCTGTTGAGGATTTGTCCTCGCAACTGCAGAAATTTCAACGCCTGGGCGCGAAAATCGCCAGCATTACTCCAATTTAG
- a CDS encoding CpcD phycobilisome linker protein, producing the protein MLGQFVAGISGNTTSAGRCFRYEVVGLRQSDETNNVDYSIRSSASTFINVPYNRMNQEMQRINRMGGKIVSIHPLNAGAESSHESSHESSHESSHESSHESSHESSGDHQ; encoded by the coding sequence ATGTTGGGTCAATTTGTAGCTGGAATAAGTGGCAATACAACTTCGGCTGGTCGCTGCTTTCGGTATGAAGTTGTCGGTTTGCGCCAAAGCGATGAAACAAATAATGTGGATTATTCGATTCGATCGAGCGCGAGTACATTTATCAACGTGCCTTACAATCGGATGAATCAAGAAATGCAGCGGATTAATCGCATGGGCGGGAAAATTGTCAGCATTCATCCTTTAAACGCGGGTGCAGAATCATCCCATGAGTCATCCCATGAATCATCCCATGAGTCATCCCATGAATCATCCCATGAGTCATCCCATGAATCATCTGGTGATCACCAATAG